The following proteins come from a genomic window of Larimichthys crocea isolate SSNF chromosome III, L_crocea_2.0, whole genome shotgun sequence:
- the hint2 gene encoding histidine triad nucleotide-binding protein 2, mitochondrial isoform X1, whose product MHFRQVLRTQFVWTRTTHLNSLHRVCRAEVAVQKTNLLALVFVHVLLSSAAAEQSDSPGGSCGKPAELHHRERPLCTKSDEVKLAEEASKKYGSPAPTIFSKVIDKSIPADIIYEDDKCLAFRDINPQAPVHFLVIPRVPIPRISEARDDDAELLGHLLVVAKNVAKQESLNKGYRVVINDGKHGAQSVYHLHVHVLGGRQMMWPPG is encoded by the exons ATGCATTTTCGCCAGGTTTTGCGCACACAGTTCGTCTGGACAAGAACAACTCACCTGAACAGTTTACACCGCGTTTGTCGAGCCGAGGTAGCTGTTCAAAAAACAAACCTACTTGCTCTCGTCTTTGTACATGTGTTACTTTCGTCGGCTGCAGCAGAGCAGTCTGACAGCCCTGGTGGTAGCTGCGGGAAACCTGCAGAGCTCCACCACCGAGAG AGACCACTGTGCACCAAAAGTGACGAGGTGAAGTTGGCAGAGGAGGCCAGCAAGAAGTATGGCTCCCCGGCTCCGACCATCTTCTCTAAAGTGATTGACAAAAGCATCCCTGCGGATATTATTTATGAAGATGACAAG TGTTTGGCATTCAGGGATATCAACCCACAGGCCCCTGTTCATTTTCTGGTTATCCCAAGGGTCCCGATACCCAGAATAAGTGAGGCCAGAGATGATGATGCAGAG CTCTTAGGGCATTTGCTGGTTGTTGCTAAAAATGTGGCAAAACAAGAATCTCTAAATAAAGGATACAGAGTTG TGATCAATGATGGAAAGCACGGTGCTCAGTCAGTCTACCACCTTCATGTCCATGTCCTAGGAGGAAGGCAGATGATGTGGCCACCAGGATAA
- the hint2 gene encoding histidine triad nucleotide-binding protein 2, mitochondrial isoform X2, producing MHFRQVLRTQFVWTRTTHLNSLHRVCRAERPLCTKSDEVKLAEEASKKYGSPAPTIFSKVIDKSIPADIIYEDDKCLAFRDINPQAPVHFLVIPRVPIPRISEARDDDAELLGHLLVVAKNVAKQESLNKGYRVVINDGKHGAQSVYHLHVHVLGGRQMMWPPG from the exons ATGCATTTTCGCCAGGTTTTGCGCACACAGTTCGTCTGGACAAGAACAACTCACCTGAACAGTTTACACCGCGTTTGTCGAGCCGAG AGACCACTGTGCACCAAAAGTGACGAGGTGAAGTTGGCAGAGGAGGCCAGCAAGAAGTATGGCTCCCCGGCTCCGACCATCTTCTCTAAAGTGATTGACAAAAGCATCCCTGCGGATATTATTTATGAAGATGACAAG TGTTTGGCATTCAGGGATATCAACCCACAGGCCCCTGTTCATTTTCTGGTTATCCCAAGGGTCCCGATACCCAGAATAAGTGAGGCCAGAGATGATGATGCAGAG CTCTTAGGGCATTTGCTGGTTGTTGCTAAAAATGTGGCAAAACAAGAATCTCTAAATAAAGGATACAGAGTTG TGATCAATGATGGAAAGCACGGTGCTCAGTCAGTCTACCACCTTCATGTCCATGTCCTAGGAGGAAGGCAGATGATGTGGCCACCAGGATAA
- the mrps30 gene encoding large ribosomal subunit protein mL65, which translates to MAARTRLPLLFPKSLPPFRNQRLVQTEAAIKKPAYPPIIPSLTAKSKSARQRQVTEQVEKIRASPVEEKLSLITRIQRMKYVVYPQTFARNADRWYQHFTKTAYIPGLPEKFTQGPERSGAEESSPAAAAQTTVEGIDSDAFADIRSLVSRVILQEYWHMKKRKPFLYRKQEQMVAPLLRNLVTGLTYGLAKHNPLFLHSSIDINPQVNFYWRRGERIIPKGHRKGRLEPTRFQIDDHPNCQIRITQQLPQFTPLEASYSAEVPEITLSPNVMPLFRRQYDNNIFTGAKLPDPACYGHTQFHMVPDRYHRDRMARQQQSDQVEVFLRANGLASLFAWTGAQAMYQGFWNHEDVSRPFVSQAVITDGQFFSFFCYQLNTVALSVQTDANNPRKNLLWGTESLRLYDSVQDGEVVGLNDGVIKLLVQFLMNQP; encoded by the exons ATGGCGGCCCGCACACGGCTACCCTTGCTGTTCCCTAAAAGTCTGCCTCCTTTTAGAAACCAAAGGCTTGTCCAAACCGAGGCAGCTATCAAGAAGCCCGCGTATCCCCCCATCATCCCCTCTCTCACGGCTAAAAGCAAATCCGCCCGGCAGCGCCAGGTTACGGAACAAGTAGAGAAGATACGCGCCTCTCCTGTGGAGGAGAAGCTCTCCCTCATCACTCGTATCCAGCGGATGAAATATGTGGTTTACCCTCAGACCTTCGCACGGAACGCGGACAGATGGTACCAGCACTTTACCAAGACCGCATATATCCCGGGCCTGCCCGAGAAATTCACCCAAGGTCCGGAGAGGAGCGGGGCGGAGGAGAGCTCGCCGGCAGCCGCAGCTCAGACCACAGTGGAGGGCATTGACAGTGATGCGTTCGCGGACATCCGCTCCTTGGTCAGTCGTGTGATTTTACAGGAGTACTGGCACATGAAGAAACGCAAACCTTTCCTGTACAGAAAACAGGAGCAGATGGTTGCACCTTTGCTGAGAAACCTGGTGACTGGACTCACCTACGGTCTGGCCAAACACAATCCACTCTTCCTCCACTCCAGTATAG atATTAATCCCCAGGTGAACTTTTattggaggagaggagagcgaaTCATCCCAAAGGGGCACCGGAAAGGCCGGCTAGAGCCAACCAGGTTCCAGATCGATGACCACCCGAACTGTCAGATCAGGATAACTCAACAACTGCCACAG TTTACCCCGCTGGAGGCCTCCTATTCAGCTGAAGTTCCAGAAATCACATTATCTCCCAACGTGATGCCTCTGTTCAGAAGACAATATGACAACAATATCTTTACAG GTGCCAAACTACCAGACCCCGCATGCTACGGTCACACCCAGTTCCACATGGTCCCTGACCGATACCACAGAGACCGGATGGCTCGGCAGCAACAGTCTGATCAGGTGGAGGTCTTCCTCAGAGCCAATGGACTTGCCAGCCTCTTTGCCTGGACGGGGGCTCAGGCCATGTACCAGG GTTTCTGGAACCACGAGGATGTCTCCAGGCCTTTTGTGTCCCAGGCTGTGATCACAGACGGccagttcttctctttcttctgctaCCAGCTCAACACCGTGGCCCTCTCTGTGCAGACAGACGCCAACAACCCCAGAAAAAACCTCCTGTGGGGCACAGAGAGCCTGCGACTGTACGACAGTGTGCAAGATGGAGAGGTGGTGGGTCTAAATGACGGCGTCATCAAGCTTCTGGTTCAGTTCCTCATGAACCAGCCATAG
- the emb gene encoding embigin, with protein MLASWKQLIFQILLLLVSCRHINTTSPDPTPPPLVPIDSLPRDVRRAAFKGEGQIEKVELLNPVNLELVCTWTGHQNKESNITGFWRKDGLEIENSHLTVQLENEQYQLQQVFNIVSEENLGNYSCVFESEVKIDFVVAVPQIGEIRDKPVVTYVGDSGVITCKMEDSKPMPNTWKWYKANGTDKEEIFAAAEPQRYEIKNNERKTKLLVNNLTMADSGLYYCGAVYTLSTSMGHVELKVITYYEPLKPFMAIVAEVFILVTAILLFERSRSKKNDTEGDMMSDQTNTLSPGENNGLEGSSSMRQRKT; from the exons ATGTTAGCCTCCTGGAAGCAGCTCATTTTTCAGATCCTTCTGCTTCTCGTCTCCTGCAGACACATCAATACAA CATCACCTGACCCAACGCCCCCACCGCTGGTTCCCATCGATTCACTGCCAAGAGATGTAAGGCGTGCTGCTTTTAAAG GTGAAGGTCAGATTGAGAAAGTTGAACTGTTGAACCCAGTAAATCTGGAACTGGTGTGTACCTGGACTGGTCATCAGAACAAAGAATCAAACATAACTGGGTTCTGGAGAAAAGATGGGCTTGAAATTGAGAACAGCCACCTCACAGTGCAGTTGGAGAATGAGCAGTATCAACTCCAACAAGT GTTCAACATTGTCAGTGAAGAGAACCTTGGAAATTACTcgtgtgtgtttgaaagtgaAGTCAAAATAGACTTTGTTGTGGCAG TTCCACAGATTGGTGAGATACGAGATAAGCCAGTAGTTACCTATGTAGGGGACTCTGGGGTGATTACATGTAAAATGGAAGATAGCAAACCAATGCCGAACACCTGGAAGTGGTATAAAGCAAATGGCACAGACAAG GAGGAGAtttttgctgctgcagagccTCAACGGTATGAAATCAAAAACAATGAGAGGAAGACTAAACTGCTGGTGAACAACCTGACAATGGCAGACTCTGGTTTGTATTACTGCGGTGCAGTGTACACCCTCAGCACCTCGATGGGTCACGTGGAGCTGAag GTCATCACCTATTATGAGCCTCTGAAGCCCTTCATGGCCATCGTGGCCGAAGTGTTCATCCTGGTCACCGCCATCCTGCTCTTTGAGAGAAGTCGCTCCAAGAAAAACGACACAGAAG GAGACATGATGAGTGATCAAACTAACACACT GTCACCGGGAGAAAATAATGGATTAGAGGGAAGTTCTTCAATGAGACAGCGGAAAACTTAA